The Triticum aestivum cultivar Chinese Spring chromosome 3A, IWGSC CS RefSeq v2.1, whole genome shotgun sequence genome includes a region encoding these proteins:
- the LOC123058015 gene encoding aspartic proteinase CDR1-like — MPGTTTSRALLLVGVVLTAHVFLCTAYVGGDGFSVEFIHRDSVKSPYRDPSLTAPARVLEAARRSTSRAAALSRSYGRADAPSADGAVSELTSRPFEYLMAVNVGTPPTRMLAIADTGSDLIWLNCSSGAGAPGLAAAYHAHAPAPARAPAPSSAPPPGVQFNSSNSTTFSLVSCGSSACRALPDASCPDSKCRYLYSYGDGSQTSGLLSTETFTFADDQGTRGDGKIRVANVNFGCSTTMIGSFIGDGLVGLGGGDLSLVNQLGADTSLGRRFSYCLVPYSINASSVLNFGPRATVTEPGAATTPLIPSEVKAYYTVDLQSVKIGNKTFAAPQESPVIVDSGTTLTYLANELLDPLVGELTRRVKLPPAKSPEELLPLCFDVSGVRKGRVAAMIPDVTLGLGGGATVTLKAENTFVEVQEGTVCLAVAAASEQSTPVSIIGNIAQQNMHVGYDLDKGTVTFAAADCARSSAAPSPSGSLHI, encoded by the coding sequence ATGCCTGGGACGACGACCTCCCGCGCTCTCCTGCTCGTTGGCGTCGTCCTGACGGCGCACGTGTTCTTGTGCACGGCGTACGTCGGCGGCGATGGGTTCAGCGTGGAGTTCATCCACCGTGACTCCGTCAAGTCGCCGTACCGTGACCCGTCGCTCACCGCGCCCGCCCGCGTTCTCGAGGCCGCGCGCCGCTCCACATCGCGCGCCGCTGCGCTCTCGCGTTCCTACGGCCGCGCCGACGCACCGTCAGCCGACGGCGCCGTCTCCGAGCTCACCTCCAGGCCCTTCGAGTACCTGATGGCCGTGAACGTGGGCACGCCGCCCACCCGCATGCTCGCCATCGCCGACACCGGCAGCGACCTCATCTGGCTCAACTGCAGCAGCGGAGCCGGCGCTCCTGGTCTCGCGGCAGCCTACCACGCCCATGCGCCCGCTCCCGCTCGCGCCCCCGCGccctcgtccgcgccgccgccgggcGTCCAGTTCAACTCCTCCAATTCGACGACGTTCAGTCTCGTGAGCTGCGGCTCCAGCGCATGCCGCGCGCTCCCCGATGCCTCCTGCCCCGACTCCAAGTGCAGGTATCTCTACTCCTACGGCGACGGCTCCCagacgagcggcctcctctccaCGGAGACCTTCACCTTCGCCGACGACCAAGGCACCCGCGGCGATGGGAAGATACGCGTGGCCAACGTCAACTTCGGCTGCTCCACGACCATGATCGGCTCGTTCATCGGGGACGGCCTCgtcgggctcggcggcggcgacctCTCCCTCGTCAATCAGTTAGGCGCAGACACATCGCTCGGCCGGAGGTTCTCCTACTGCCTCGTGCCCTACTCCATCAACGCCTCCTCCGTGCTCAACTTCGGCCCCCGTGCCACCGTGACGGAGCCGGGCGCGGCGACGACACCGCTGATCCCATCTGAAGTGAAGGCCTACTACACCGTCGATCTCCAGTCCGTCAAGATCGGGAACAAGACCTTCGCGGCGCCGCAGGAGTCCCCCGTCATCGTCGACTCCGGCACGACGCTGACGTACCTGGCGAACGAGCTTCTGGACCCATTGGTGGGAGAGCTGACCCGGAGGGTCAAGCTCCCGCCGGCGAAGTCGCCGGAAGAGCTCCTGCCACTGTGCTTCGACGTGAGCGGGGTACGGAAGGGGCGGGTGGCGGCGATGATCCCTGACGTGACgctggggctgggcggcggcgcgacGGTCACGCTGAAGGCGGAGAACACGTTCGTGGAGGTGCAGGAGGGGACTGTGTgcttggcggtggcggcggcgtctgAGCAGTCTACGCCTGTGTCTATCATCGGGAATATCGCGCAGCAGAACATGCACGTCGGCTATGACCTCGACAAGGGCACCGTGACCTTCGCCGCAGCAGACTGCGCCAGGTCCTccgcagccccctccccctccgGCTCTCTGCATATCTAA